One Chloroflexota bacterium genomic region harbors:
- the purE gene encoding 5-(carboxyamino)imidazole ribonucleotide mutase: MSNESSDPKVGILMGSASDWGTMKSAADTLKDLGIPHEARVLSAHRTPAETMEYASSAESRGLGVIIAAAGGAAHLAGVVAAHTMLPVIGVPMQAWSLDGLDSLLSTVQMPRGIPVATVAIGKAGAVNAGILATQILATADPALRETLRQRREAQAAEILEETLE; the protein is encoded by the coding sequence ATGAGCAACGAATCCTCCGACCCGAAGGTCGGCATCCTGATGGGCAGCGCCTCCGACTGGGGCACGATGAAGTCCGCCGCCGACACCCTGAAAGACTTGGGCATTCCGCACGAGGCGCGGGTGCTCTCGGCTCATCGCACGCCGGCCGAGACGATGGAGTACGCCAGCTCGGCGGAGTCGCGCGGGCTGGGCGTGATCATCGCCGCCGCCGGCGGCGCAGCGCACCTGGCCGGTGTGGTGGCCGCGCATACCATGCTGCCCGTGATCGGCGTGCCCATGCAGGCGTGGTCGCTGGATGGCTTGGACTCGCTGCTCTCGACGGTGCAGATGCCGCGCGGCATTCCCGTCGCCACGGTCGCCATCGGCAAGGCCGGCGCGGTCAACGCCGGGATCCTGGCCACGCAGATCCTCGCCACGGCCGATCCCGCGCTGCGCGAGACGCTGCGACAGCGGCGCGAGGCGCAGGCGGCGGAAATCCTCGAAGAAACGTTAGAGTAA
- a CDS encoding phytanoyl-CoA dioxygenase family protein codes for MPLTDAQVAQFRADGYLVVEDVVPLEHVEAMRRRIDAVTSPAGSADADRMGVQLEPDAPADGALPRKLNELAPHDVVFERHAESPELLEMVGQLIGEPLRLYSDQAFLKPPRQGSAKPPHQDNAHFGIDPADWGVTVWCALDDATEANGCMQYFAGSHLEGAVPHVWEGGTTHLIPERLELPAPVHAPVRAGGVIFHHLLTFHMSAPNTSDAWRRAYACHYIRTDASHMDEEPIQAMLGEDHPLKR; via the coding sequence ATGCCGCTGACCGACGCCCAAGTCGCCCAGTTCCGCGCCGACGGCTACCTCGTCGTGGAAGACGTCGTGCCTCTGGAGCACGTGGAAGCAATGCGCCGGCGCATCGACGCGGTGACCTCCCCCGCCGGCAGCGCCGACGCCGACCGCATGGGAGTGCAGCTCGAGCCCGACGCCCCCGCCGATGGCGCCTTGCCCCGCAAGCTGAACGAGCTGGCGCCGCATGACGTCGTGTTCGAGCGGCACGCCGAGTCGCCGGAGTTGCTGGAGATGGTGGGCCAGCTCATCGGCGAACCGTTGCGCCTGTACTCCGATCAGGCGTTCCTCAAGCCGCCGCGCCAGGGCAGCGCCAAGCCCCCGCACCAGGACAACGCCCACTTCGGCATAGACCCGGCCGACTGGGGCGTGACGGTGTGGTGCGCGCTGGACGACGCCACCGAGGCCAACGGCTGTATGCAGTACTTTGCGGGCTCGCACCTGGAGGGCGCCGTGCCGCACGTGTGGGAAGGCGGCACGACGCATCTGATACCGGAGCGCCTCGAGCTGCCCGCGCCCGTGCACGCGCCGGTGCGCGCCGGAGGCGTGATCTTCCATCACCTGCTGACGTTCCACATGTCCGCTCCCAACACGAGCGACGCCTGGCGAAGGGCCTACGCCTGCCACTACATCCGCACGGATGCCAGCCACATGGACGAGGAGCCGATCCAGGCCATGCTCGGCGAGGACCACCCGCTCAAGCGCTGA
- a CDS encoding CehA/McbA family metallohydrolase, with protein MSDYEALTIAPLCNADAGLIGDEGREWLGRRDVRGLPFDIGDAEGSLVALFGPDGHTEPQRVEIGRAAVTLTFAHSLASSRLPEGDLPGDTVAVYRVHFADGETQDLQIRERFEIGVTAHSTDLFRVGAPFLALPQADPPAAPRDVVEREGMGRALTDVGTPPLPAFSLFPWRNPRPDVEIAAVEVRPTERAVVLCGVCVGMVDEDPLRADARRAVVVELPQPEDADRPFAVEIAVDRGTATHAHPLPRDPDAFLTSDTAGWGEAKNPGSSPAYSEIAATPSATVRVELEGEELGQVRFGELTAKGELTPSERLTVRASETGRAWVHTRVVDAATGRPVPCRIHFRSPEGVPYQPHGHHAHLNAEHDTWHVDVGGDLRLDQATYAYIDGRCQGWLPTGRVLVDVARGFEYEPFRAAIEIKPGQRELELKLDRWTDMNAQGWYSGDTHVHFLSGDGANVEAAGEDLNVVNVLQSQWGSLFTNTEDFIGRPRVSDDGRTIVYVSQENRQHFLGHLTLLGLTDPVMPWCSDGPTEAEPGGSMETTLSHWADACHAQGGTVVIPHLPFPNGEPAALIATGRADAVEMLTQGPFAHTEYYRYLNGGYRLPLVGGTDKMSSEVPVGLYRTYVRLPSDEPFSYESWCANMAAGRTFLSGGPIITLRVDGHEPGDTLHLDANGGSVTVEASVESILPVHSLQIVREGQVVAEAQASGGARKLRLSETLEVSAPTWLTARCGGPSYFDAPEHHDVWHRQRFAHTSPVYVADGDAEWSMWSDATAQYMLTLIDGSLDYIRHRSTQYPAGHASHHHGEADHVGFLERPFHEAREAIHRRMHALGIPH; from the coding sequence ATGTCCGACTACGAGGCGCTGACGATTGCTCCCCTTTGCAATGCCGACGCCGGCTTGATCGGCGACGAGGGCCGTGAGTGGCTCGGCCGCCGGGACGTGCGCGGACTGCCCTTCGACATCGGCGACGCGGAGGGCTCGCTGGTGGCGTTGTTCGGTCCTGACGGCCACACCGAGCCGCAGCGCGTCGAAATTGGTCGGGCGGCCGTCACGCTCACCTTCGCGCACTCGCTGGCGTCGTCACGGCTCCCCGAAGGCGACCTGCCGGGCGATACGGTTGCCGTCTACCGGGTGCACTTCGCCGACGGCGAGACGCAGGATCTCCAGATTCGAGAGCGCTTCGAAATTGGAGTGACCGCGCACTCCACCGACTTGTTCCGGGTCGGCGCCCCGTTCCTGGCGCTTCCCCAAGCCGACCCGCCCGCCGCGCCGCGCGACGTGGTCGAGCGCGAGGGCATGGGCCGCGCGCTGACGGACGTCGGCACGCCGCCGCTGCCCGCGTTCTCGCTGTTTCCCTGGCGCAACCCGCGGCCGGACGTTGAGATCGCGGCGGTCGAAGTGCGTCCCACCGAACGTGCCGTCGTCCTCTGCGGCGTGTGCGTGGGAATGGTCGATGAGGATCCGCTGCGCGCGGACGCGCGCCGGGCGGTCGTGGTCGAGCTGCCGCAGCCGGAGGACGCCGACCGGCCCTTCGCCGTCGAGATTGCCGTCGACCGCGGCACCGCGACGCACGCGCACCCGCTGCCGCGCGACCCGGACGCCTTCTTGACCTCGGACACGGCCGGCTGGGGCGAGGCGAAGAACCCGGGCAGCAGCCCCGCCTATAGCGAAATCGCGGCCACGCCGTCGGCAACCGTGCGCGTGGAGCTGGAGGGCGAGGAGCTGGGACAGGTGCGCTTTGGCGAGCTGACGGCGAAGGGCGAGCTGACGCCATCCGAGCGGCTCACCGTGCGGGCGTCCGAAACCGGTCGCGCCTGGGTGCACACGCGTGTCGTGGACGCGGCCACCGGACGCCCCGTGCCCTGCCGCATCCACTTCCGCTCGCCCGAGGGCGTGCCCTATCAGCCCCACGGCCATCACGCTCACCTGAATGCTGAGCACGACACCTGGCACGTCGACGTGGGCGGCGACCTGCGGCTGGACCAGGCCACCTACGCCTACATCGACGGTCGCTGTCAGGGCTGGCTGCCCACCGGCCGCGTGCTGGTGGACGTGGCCCGCGGGTTCGAGTACGAGCCGTTTCGCGCTGCAATCGAGATCAAGCCCGGCCAGCGTGAGCTCGAGCTGAAGCTCGACCGCTGGACCGACATGAACGCCCAGGGCTGGTACAGCGGCGACACCCACGTCCACTTTCTGTCAGGCGATGGGGCTAACGTCGAAGCCGCCGGCGAAGACCTGAATGTGGTCAATGTCTTGCAGTCGCAGTGGGGCTCGCTCTTCACCAACACCGAGGACTTCATCGGCCGGCCGCGCGTGTCCGACGACGGCCGCACCATCGTCTACGTCTCGCAGGAGAACCGGCAGCACTTCCTGGGTCACCTCACGCTGCTGGGGCTTACGGACCCGGTGATGCCCTGGTGCTCCGATGGGCCGACGGAAGCGGAGCCGGGCGGATCGATGGAGACCACCCTGTCCCACTGGGCCGACGCCTGCCATGCGCAGGGGGGCACGGTGGTGATCCCGCATTTGCCGTTTCCCAACGGCGAGCCGGCCGCCCTGATCGCCACGGGGCGCGCCGACGCGGTGGAGATGCTGACGCAAGGGCCCTTCGCGCACACCGAGTACTACCGCTATCTCAACGGCGGCTACCGCCTGCCGCTGGTCGGGGGCACGGACAAGATGTCGTCCGAGGTGCCGGTCGGGTTGTATCGCACCTACGTGCGGCTCCCGTCCGACGAGCCGTTCAGCTATGAGTCGTGGTGCGCGAACATGGCGGCGGGGCGCACGTTCCTCAGCGGGGGGCCGATCATCACTTTGCGCGTGGACGGCCATGAGCCCGGCGACACGCTGCATCTGGACGCGAACGGCGGCAGCGTCACGGTGGAGGCGTCGGTCGAGTCGATTCTGCCGGTACACAGCCTCCAGATCGTGCGGGAGGGGCAGGTGGTGGCCGAGGCGCAGGCGTCAGGCGGCGCACGGAAACTGCGGCTGTCCGAAACGCTTGAAGTCTCCGCGCCCACCTGGCTCACGGCGCGCTGCGGCGGGCCGTCCTACTTCGACGCCCCCGAGCACCATGACGTCTGGCACCGTCAGCGGTTCGCCCACACGTCGCCGGTCTACGTGGCCGACGGTGACGCCGAGTGGTCCATGTGGAGCGACGCCACGGCGCAATACATGCTCACGCTGATCGACGGCAGCCTGGACTACATTCGCCACCGCAGCACCCAATATCCGGCCGGCCACGCCAGCCACCACCACGGCGAGGCCGATCACGTGGGATTTCTCGAACGCCCGTTCCACGAGGCCCGCGAGGCCATCCACCGGCGGATGCACGCGCTCGGCATTCCGCACTAA
- a CDS encoding mechanosensitive ion channel, producing MELWNTVWDAFNAPMFSLGEEPITPLSIVVLLVILAITWIIAGRVRWLIERRIGQVADIQESTLHIIGNLGRYLIILVGLFIGFQSIGLQLDSVLIIFGALGVGIGFGLQNIANNFVSGVILLVERPVKVGDIIDVGGELGTVERISIRATTLRKFDQTQAIVPNGDLISTTVTNWTHDDRRVRVDFIVGVAYGSDTRLVERLIREAVNGHENVLDDPEPRIFFFEFGDSSLNFRILCYVADISERFATLSDLHFQIDEAFREHDVEIPFPQRDLHLRSIDSDAVMRHAPTPTNGSPKA from the coding sequence ATGGAGTTATGGAACACCGTGTGGGACGCCTTCAACGCGCCCATGTTCAGCCTGGGGGAAGAGCCCATCACGCCCCTCAGCATCGTCGTGCTGCTGGTCATCCTGGCGATCACCTGGATCATCGCCGGCCGTGTGCGCTGGCTGATCGAGCGCCGCATTGGCCAGGTCGCCGACATCCAGGAAAGCACGCTGCACATCATCGGCAACCTTGGCCGGTACCTCATCATTCTCGTCGGCCTCTTCATCGGCTTTCAGTCGATCGGTCTGCAGCTGGACTCCGTCCTCATCATCTTCGGCGCCCTGGGCGTGGGCATCGGCTTCGGCCTGCAGAACATCGCTAACAACTTCGTCTCCGGCGTGATCCTGCTGGTTGAGCGGCCCGTGAAGGTTGGAGACATCATCGACGTGGGCGGTGAGCTGGGCACCGTGGAGCGCATCAGCATTCGCGCCACGACGCTGCGCAAGTTCGACCAGACCCAGGCCATAGTGCCCAACGGCGATCTCATCTCCACCACCGTCACCAACTGGACCCACGACGACCGCCGCGTGCGGGTGGACTTCATCGTGGGCGTGGCCTACGGCTCCGACACGCGCCTGGTCGAGCGCCTCATCCGCGAGGCCGTCAACGGCCACGAGAACGTGCTCGACGACCCCGAGCCGCGCATCTTCTTCTTCGAGTTCGGCGACTCGTCGCTCAATTTCCGCATCCTGTGCTACGTCGCCGACATCAGCGAGCGGTTTGCGACGCTCAGCGATTTGCACTTCCAGATCGACGAGGCGTTCCGGGAGCACGACGTCGAGATCCCGTTCCCGCAGCGCGATCTGCACCTGCGTTCGATCGACTCCGACGCAGTGATGCGGCACGCGCCCACCCCCACGAACGGCTCGCCGAAGGCGTAG
- a CDS encoding flavin monoamine oxidase family protein encodes MSSMTMRLTKRQFLRLVGSAAGVAATYHTMNTLGLLGPASAKADTPDLPDGSGFGKRVVILGAGISGMTAAYELSKAGYHCTILEATNRAGGRNLTARAGDVIHEVDSRQWVDFDHEDHLYANLGPARIPYHHRIILGYCKEFGVELEMFTNDNRAAFFHNAERFGGQPVVGRRVMTDQRGYIAELLAKAINRNALDDALTADDKERLLPMLVEFGGLDPDYLYAGSNRGGYQGETVNAGLAPGDVNDPLDFSELLRSEFWEYKLHFSQFLDQNPTLFQPVGGMDAIAKAFETRVRRLIRYNSVVEEIRKTADGARVVHRNQRSGVTEALDADFVICTIPAPVLKDIPNDFTSETQAAIESVAFVPAVKIGFQARRRFWEDDHAIYGGISWTDQDITQIWYPANGYHREKGVVMGAYIWDDFPGQGERWANMTPPERLRTAIAEGEHLHPGYAQEIEAGVSRAWLKAPYQLGAWPESYQPPAEILAPDGAIYFAGDQITALPGWQEGAALAAHTVVNSIHARVMAG; translated from the coding sequence ATGTCATCGATGACGATGCGACTGACGAAGCGGCAGTTCCTGCGCCTGGTCGGTTCGGCCGCGGGCGTGGCGGCCACCTACCACACCATGAACACGCTGGGCCTGTTGGGCCCGGCGAGCGCGAAGGCGGACACGCCGGACCTGCCGGACGGCTCGGGCTTCGGCAAGCGCGTGGTAATCCTGGGCGCCGGCATCTCGGGCATGACGGCGGCCTATGAGCTATCCAAGGCGGGCTATCACTGCACCATCCTGGAAGCCACCAACCGCGCCGGAGGTCGCAACCTGACCGCCCGCGCCGGCGACGTGATCCACGAGGTCGACAGCCGGCAGTGGGTCGACTTCGACCACGAGGACCATCTCTACGCCAACCTCGGACCGGCGCGCATTCCCTACCACCACCGGATCATTCTTGGTTATTGCAAGGAGTTCGGCGTCGAGCTCGAGATGTTCACCAACGACAACCGCGCCGCCTTCTTTCACAACGCCGAGCGATTCGGCGGGCAGCCCGTGGTGGGGCGGCGGGTGATGACCGATCAGCGCGGCTACATCGCGGAGTTGCTGGCCAAGGCCATCAACCGCAACGCGCTCGACGACGCGCTGACCGCCGACGACAAGGAGCGCCTGCTGCCCATGCTCGTCGAGTTCGGCGGCCTGGATCCCGACTATCTCTACGCCGGCTCGAACCGCGGCGGCTACCAGGGCGAAACCGTCAACGCGGGACTCGCGCCGGGGGACGTCAACGATCCGCTGGACTTCAGCGAGCTGCTTCGCTCGGAGTTCTGGGAGTACAAGCTCCACTTCAGCCAATTCCTCGACCAGAATCCAACCCTCTTCCAGCCCGTGGGCGGCATGGACGCCATCGCCAAGGCGTTCGAGACGCGGGTCCGGCGGCTCATCCGCTACAACAGCGTCGTCGAAGAAATCCGCAAGACCGCCGACGGCGCCCGCGTGGTCCACCGGAATCAACGCAGCGGCGTCACCGAAGCCCTCGACGCCGACTTCGTGATTTGCACCATCCCCGCGCCGGTTCTGAAGGACATCCCCAACGATTTCACCTCCGAGACCCAGGCCGCCATCGAGTCCGTCGCCTTCGTGCCCGCGGTCAAGATCGGCTTCCAGGCACGCCGCCGGTTCTGGGAGGATGACCACGCCATCTATGGCGGCATCTCCTGGACCGACCAGGACATCACCCAAATCTGGTATCCGGCCAACGGGTACCACCGCGAGAAGGGCGTCGTCATGGGCGCCTACATCTGGGACGACTTCCCGGGCCAGGGCGAGCGCTGGGCGAACATGACCCCACCGGAGCGCCTGCGGACTGCCATCGCCGAGGGCGAGCACCTGCACCCCGGCTACGCGCAGGAGATCGAGGCGGGCGTCAGCCGCGCCTGGCTCAAGGCGCCCTATCAGCTCGGCGCCTGGCCCGAGAGCTATCAGCCGCCCGCTGAGATCCTCGCCCCCGACGGCGCCATCTACTTTGCCGGCGACCAGATAACCGCGCTCCCCGGCTGGCAGGAAGGCGCCGCCCTGGCGGCCCACACGGTGGTGAACTCGATCCACGCGCGAGTCATGGCGGGCTAG
- a CDS encoding transporter substrate-binding domain-containing protein yields MRATVAPPSAALAGAIACGIALLALLGLVACGEGASAVKACTDDNRTLTVGFYAFFAPVSYSADEDPNAAGFNTHRGYEADLLTALEAMDDTGLSFVRRGIAAWDDIWLQSAGPDYDLIGGGITILDSRTRDAVGRPVVVFTSGHITFRQSLLVRAADAERLAVYDDLHRDVRVGALAGTTGEARLLELTGLVDAQGLLTAGTRVETPRGTLVADGSAAYTVTAAGASPNLDGRRRLDPPSDNLPQVIYLGDDAGETELLQALRDGRIDAIARGEVGNRDAARASGGAFAVTALDERVEHGGFTLAVEDAALASCLDERMAWLTDNRRLGYAEWLDDPTVFMRRAEMWNAQA; encoded by the coding sequence ATGCGCGCAACGGTAGCGCCGCCGTCGGCCGCGCTTGCCGGGGCGATTGCGTGTGGCATTGCCCTGCTCGCCCTGCTTGGCTTGGTCGCCTGCGGGGAAGGCGCGTCCGCCGTCAAGGCATGCACGGACGACAACCGCACGCTCACCGTTGGCTTCTACGCCTTCTTTGCCCCGGTGAGCTACAGCGCTGACGAGGACCCCAATGCCGCTGGCTTCAATACCCACCGAGGCTACGAAGCCGATCTGCTGACTGCGCTCGAAGCCATGGACGACACGGGGCTGTCGTTTGTCCGCCGCGGCATCGCCGCCTGGGACGATATCTGGCTGCAATCCGCCGGCCCCGACTATGACCTGATCGGCGGCGGGATCACGATTCTCGACTCGCGCACCCGAGACGCTGTCGGCCGGCCGGTCGTCGTCTTCACGTCCGGCCACATCACGTTTCGTCAGTCCCTGCTCGTGCGCGCCGCCGACGCCGAGCGCCTGGCCGTCTATGACGATCTGCACCGCGATGTGCGAGTCGGGGCGCTGGCCGGAACCACGGGCGAGGCCCGCCTGCTCGAGCTCACGGGTCTCGTCGACGCTCAGGGCTTACTGACCGCCGGGACGCGCGTGGAAACCCCGCGTGGCACGTTGGTTGCCGACGGCAGCGCCGCCTATACGGTCACCGCCGCCGGTGCGTCACCGAACCTCGACGGCCGCCGACGGCTCGATCCACCGTCAGACAACCTGCCCCAGGTGATCTACCTCGGCGACGACGCCGGCGAAACCGAGCTGCTCCAGGCCCTGCGTGACGGTCGGATCGATGCCATCGCCCGGGGCGAGGTTGGCAATCGCGACGCCGCCCGCGCATCCGGCGGCGCGTTCGCGGTCACCGCGCTCGACGAGAGGGTCGAGCACGGCGGTTTCACCCTCGCCGTCGAAGACGCCGCGTTGGCGTCCTGCCTCGACGAGCGAATGGCCTGGCTGACGGACAACCGGCGTCTCGGCTACGCCGAATGGCTCGACGACCCTACGGTCTTCATGCGCCGCGCCGAGATGTGGAACGCGCAGGCATAA
- a CDS encoding amidohydrolase family protein encodes MTPDAPLVVDAHNHYWVIGQSHLPWMDDTMPDTLRQTYTPSTLKPHMDAAGVHRSVIVEASTAWAEQPWYLDLCDEYDFVVGVIANLDLTASDLEAKLDQLALSPWFKGLRAGAENMPDTAWLARDDVRRGIRTVVSRGYIVELLVKTPHLPHIPAIARENDGGKLIVDHMAKPPFESGDLSAWHEGMRALAPYEHLRVKVSGLLTECPSSPTTETIQPAVDTVLDAFDIDRLIWGSDWPVALMAAPYEDTFERVTAALGGLSPSERAALLGGNAMDFYQLR; translated from the coding sequence ATGACGCCTGACGCGCCGCTCGTCGTCGACGCCCACAACCACTATTGGGTGATCGGACAGTCCCACTTGCCATGGATGGACGACACGATGCCCGACACGCTGCGCCAGACCTACACCCCGTCCACGCTCAAGCCGCACATGGACGCCGCCGGGGTGCATCGCTCGGTCATCGTCGAGGCGAGCACGGCCTGGGCCGAGCAGCCCTGGTACCTGGACCTCTGCGACGAGTACGACTTTGTCGTCGGCGTGATCGCCAACCTCGATCTCACGGCCTCGGATCTTGAAGCCAAGCTGGATCAACTGGCGCTCAGCCCCTGGTTCAAGGGCCTGCGCGCCGGCGCCGAAAACATGCCCGACACCGCCTGGCTGGCCCGCGACGACGTGCGCCGCGGCATCCGCACCGTGGTCTCGCGCGGCTACATCGTGGAATTGCTGGTGAAAACGCCGCACCTGCCCCATATCCCGGCAATCGCGCGCGAAAACGACGGCGGGAAGCTGATCGTGGATCACATGGCCAAGCCGCCGTTCGAGTCGGGCGACCTCTCGGCGTGGCATGAGGGCATGCGCGCGCTGGCGCCCTATGAGCACCTGCGGGTGAAGGTCTCGGGCCTGCTCACCGAATGCCCCTCGTCGCCGACCACGGAAACCATCCAGCCGGCGGTCGACACGGTTCTCGACGCGTTCGACATCGACCGATTGATCTGGGGCAGCGATTGGCCGGTGGCTCTCATGGCCGCTCCCTACGAGGACACGTTCGAGCGGGTGACGGCCGCGCTGGGCGGGTTGAGTCCGAGCGAACGCGCGGCGCTGTTGGGCGGGAACGCGATGGATTTCTACCAACTGCGTTGA
- a CDS encoding ion transporter: protein MYSRIKRRAYEIVEPTPEGDRPSHLFDTALITLIGLNLLAIALETIAPLGEQASGAFLVFEIVSVAIFTGEYLVRVWACTEDPDYAHPVKGRLRFAVQPLVLMDLIAILPFYIPLLVTADLRFVRSLRLLRVFRLVKITRYSESVEIIGTVLRSRRNALLSTLFVTFILLFMASVLMYLAERDAQPEGFSSIPAAMWWGMVTLTTVGYGDLAPATPLGRILGAVVALFGIGLFALPAGILGSAFVDELEARRSARRPPACPHCGKPITDHAVSET from the coding sequence ATGTATAGCCGGATCAAGCGTCGCGCCTACGAGATCGTCGAGCCGACGCCCGAAGGCGACCGCCCGAGCCACCTGTTCGACACCGCCCTTATCACGCTCATCGGCCTCAACCTGCTGGCGATCGCCCTCGAGACGATCGCGCCCTTGGGCGAGCAGGCCAGCGGCGCCTTTCTGGTGTTCGAGATCGTGTCCGTGGCGATCTTCACCGGGGAATACCTCGTGCGCGTGTGGGCGTGCACGGAAGACCCCGACTATGCGCATCCGGTGAAGGGACGGCTACGGTTCGCGGTCCAACCGTTGGTGCTGATGGACCTGATCGCCATCCTGCCGTTCTACATCCCGCTGCTGGTGACGGCCGACCTGCGCTTCGTGCGCTCGCTGCGGTTGCTGCGGGTGTTCCGGCTGGTCAAGATCACGCGCTACTCCGAGTCTGTGGAGATCATCGGCACGGTCCTCCGCAGCCGGCGGAACGCCCTGCTCTCCACGCTGTTCGTCACGTTCATTCTCCTGTTCATGGCGTCGGTGCTGATGTACCTGGCGGAGCGCGACGCCCAGCCCGAGGGCTTTTCGAGCATCCCGGCCGCCATGTGGTGGGGCATGGTGACGCTGACCACGGTGGGCTACGGGGACCTGGCGCCGGCGACGCCGCTTGGGCGAATCCTGGGCGCCGTGGTTGCGCTCTTTGGCATCGGGCTCTTCGCCTTGCCGGCCGGCATCCTGGGCTCGGCGTTCGTGGACGAACTCGAGGCCCGGCGGAGCGCGAGGCGACCGCCGGCATGCCCTCACTGCGGCAAGCCGATAACCGACCACGCAGTGTCGGAGACCTGA
- a CDS encoding exo-alpha-sialidase produces MPVEGDYACYSKDWRRTDPDLVLHLPTRVPEHPEHQDHVLVDYTPGGDLLAIWTLAYEPDARDYGVYFARSSDHGHTWTEPAQIHPAGPAGQVSSFGFPVIASSGRIYCYYNRSVGYGENALNAHLRCRYSDDDGHTWIDGGVDIEYRRTPIDHPDPAVPPMGIVWQKPIRDAKGRHVVALTRWAAQYITPKPYVPHMGDRPNGMFREFRCEFLRFENIDDGPHPKDVRITWLPEDENLIQVPVSFEPQASDGYTFCEEPGLVLLPDGRLFAEMRTANGELWYTVSDDAEALTWRPTEVLRFTDGGEPMLNPNSPSPMYRLEDGRYLLLFQNHDGWGYGGKGPLALESRRPQFLAVGEYRPDAYQPVWFSEPLLLFDTQKVGVFPLYMWWLSMYSSLTERDGRRILWYTDRKLFSLGKFITDEMLAPLTVPE; encoded by the coding sequence ATGCCGGTTGAAGGCGACTACGCCTGCTACAGCAAGGACTGGCGGCGCACGGACCCGGACCTGGTGCTGCACCTGCCCACGCGGGTGCCCGAACACCCCGAGCACCAGGACCACGTGCTGGTCGACTACACGCCGGGCGGCGATCTGCTCGCGATCTGGACCCTGGCCTACGAGCCGGACGCCCGCGACTACGGCGTCTACTTCGCCCGCAGCTCGGACCACGGTCACACCTGGACCGAGCCCGCGCAGATTCACCCGGCCGGGCCGGCCGGCCAGGTGAGCAGCTTCGGCTTTCCCGTCATCGCGTCCAGCGGGCGCATCTACTGCTACTACAACCGCTCCGTCGGCTACGGCGAAAACGCCCTCAACGCCCACTTGCGCTGCCGCTACTCGGACGACGACGGCCACACCTGGATCGACGGCGGGGTCGACATCGAGTACCGCCGCACGCCCATCGACCACCCGGACCCCGCGGTGCCGCCGATGGGGATCGTGTGGCAGAAGCCCATTCGCGACGCCAAGGGCCGTCACGTCGTGGCGCTCACCCGCTGGGCGGCGCAGTACATCACGCCCAAGCCCTACGTGCCGCACATGGGCGACAGGCCCAACGGCATGTTTCGCGAGTTTCGCTGCGAGTTCCTGCGCTTCGAGAATATCGACGACGGCCCGCATCCCAAGGACGTGCGGATCACCTGGCTGCCCGAGGACGAGAACCTCATCCAGGTGCCGGTCAGCTTCGAGCCGCAGGCGTCCGACGGTTACACCTTCTGCGAGGAGCCGGGGCTGGTGCTGCTGCCGGATGGCCGGCTCTTCGCCGAGATGCGCACCGCCAACGGCGAGCTTTGGTACACGGTGTCCGACGATGCCGAGGCCCTCACCTGGCGCCCCACCGAGGTGCTGCGCTTCACGGACGGCGGCGAGCCGATGCTCAACCCCAATTCGCCCTCGCCGATGTACAGGCTGGAGGACGGGCGCTACCTGCTGCTGTTTCAGAACCACGACGGCTGGGGCTACGGCGGCAAGGGCCCGCTCGCGCTGGAGAGCCGCCGCCCGCAGTTCCTGGCCGTCGGCGAGTACCGCCCCGACGCCTATCAGCCCGTGTGGTTCAGCGAGCCGCTGCTGCTGTTCGACACGCAAAAGGTGGGCGTGTTCCCGCTCTACATGTGGTGGCTGTCCATGTACTCCAGCCTCACCGAGCGCGACGGGCGCCGCATCCTCTGGTACACCGACCGCAAGCTCTTCTCGCTGGGCAAGTTCATCACCGACGAGATGCTGGCGCCGCTGACAGTTCCGGAGTGA